In the Cryptococcus neoformans var. neoformans JEC21 chromosome 1, complete sequence genome, one interval contains:
- a CDS encoding alternative oxidase 1: protein MSAILLRSGNVARSTILAGGPSIGGPMTLRSAYSSTRTFSIFTKAKIQSGNMNRASLSLRPSVREAEKSQGPVVGSEGKGVEGPHYQDQASHNVLSDASTTGAWTMFNPIYTEKELNTVQVVGRAPVTFGDKAAHKTVKFLRKCFDLLTGYTPYEVPASVLAQKPIPIAELRSKGKLLSDQKWLFRIILLESIAGVPGMVGGTLRHLRSMRLLKRDGGWIHSLLEEAENERMHLLTFMTIAQPGIFTRALVLAAQGVFYNAFFLTYLISPRIAHRFVGALEEEAVRTYTHCISDMEAGLIPEWKDMPAPAIAIDYWRLPASSSLLDVIRAVRADEATHRFVNHSLANLDQKRDFNPFALSEASPEERGSKWGYTREESARFALEQQQKLMTASEKSKGLVE, encoded by the exons ATGTCTGCTATTCTGCTCCGGTCCGGCAATGTTGCTCGCTCCACCATCCTTGCCGGTGGACCTTCGATCGGCGGTCCAATGACCCTCCGCTCTGCCTATTCGAGTACTCGTACTTTTTCCATTTTTACCAAGGCCAAAATTCAATCCGGCAATATGAACCGTGCTAGTCTATCACTACGGCCCAGTGTAAGGGAGGCGGAGAAATCTCAAGGGCCTGTTGTGGGATCAGAAGGCAAGGGAGTGGAAGGCCCGCACTATCAAG ATCAAGCTTCGCACAATGTATTGTCGGATGCTTCGACCACCGGCGCTTGGACAATGTTCAATCCCATATACACCGAGAAG GAACTCAACACTGTTCAGGTCGTGGGAAGAGCCCCCGTTACATTTGGCGACAAAGCCGCTCACAAGACCGTCAAATTCCTCCGCAAGTGCTTCGATTTGCTAACCGGCTACACCCCCTATGAAGTCCCCGCTTCTGTGCTTGCTCAGAAACCCATACCCATCGCCGAGTTACGCTCCAAGGGCAAGCTTTTGTCCGACCAGAAGTGGTTATTCCgaatcatccttcttgagtCCATTGCCGGGGTACCTGGTATGGTTGGCGGAACCTTGAGACATTTGAGGAGTATGAgattgttgaagagggATGGTGGATGGATACATTCATTGTTGGAGGAGGCCGAGAACGAAAGGATGCACCTTCT CACATTCATGACCATTGCTCAGCCTGGCATCTTCACTCGGGCACTCGTTCTAGCCGCTCAAGGCGTCTTCTATAATgctttcttcctcacctATCTCATATCCCCCAGGATCGCCCATCGATTCGTTGGTgcgcttgaagaagaagctgttcGTACCTACACGCACTGTATCTCCGATATGGAGGCTGGTCTTATCCCCGAATGGAAAGATATGCCTGCACCTGCGATTGCTATCGATTACTGGAGATTACCAGCAAGCTCGTCCCTTCTCGATGTGATCAGGGCTGTGCGGGCCGATGAAGCTACCCACAGGTTTGTCAACCACTCTTTGGCCAACTTGGATCAAAAGAGGGACTTCAATCCTTTCGCATTGTCAGAGGCTAGTCCTGAGGAACGTGGCAGCAAGTGGGG CTACACACGAGAAGAATCTGCCAGATTTGCTCTGGAACAGCAGCAAAAACTCATGACTGCCTCTGAAAAAAGTAAGGGGCTCGTTGAATGA
- a CDS encoding expressed protein — MTFDTSPTLLSSRVFRGASPDPTYRGISWSNEGQCMVVTPRTITILTPHIASSLPPPRNPLTSQQSMKISEAQKLSNIKPGIQATDSGYNNNNQQLKARRLEGGGVQWWSTAINVEINEEREWLYGWGDVSDNYLSMVETDSKGATVRQATWSPSGLSNLGSCLLVVLTTSLQVSVYAPVENPLTQRWVEIADLTMLTKELLPPKEILNGLTSRGMLEMRASSISWSPSLPLSSMLGVDGSILAVSDRIGKLALWTYGHQKRFQRLASISIGSPANWIADISWSDWTVKGDTCEALLALVFTDGSVQLLKIQQHAKQKLDSLSGWSCTIGEPISVDDSDRRPITAVKWVKDVLVWTKAGSVHMFANDESQSVPWKGMRNLRLERVGDWANANGLSACVGIHLINSSTLMITLSSLTTHFVYSFDESPEIAPTVENLRLTWPLRQMSLEPLPISQPYLVERWRELTSNHAGWTLQTSGWAAVGEYGNSLTWITEPINLHTLHVSADADRNSHFFMANFDNVIPPEKPVLSALEEIVEKPPNLLRISSKFALLPFLLHLSSSLQEDLAADLLQFLSSAVDGTADLKSMVALKNWPVDVWESSALNSLRICLVLTIWCTSAFPAFANEFQTLRLKISTCLHSYLITLTLSWLVTTEIASRPIGSFDRRFLHRLIKSVEGSPGPTVAPIISVAAEANQSRARHLAAELGMDGDAGLSGEPDEDKETSADGSPFAAETCSVTGLPITEARCRRCTTCSACSLIPERDFALQAVVGRDGKPEAPRNIQTGIGQTDWIVSTLLEGAIGCVICGSRWASSAGYAL; from the exons ATGACGTTCGACACATCTCCAACTTTACTCAGTTCTCGGGTCTTCAGGGGGGCCAGTCCAGACCCAACGTACCGTGGAATCTCTTGGAGTAATGAGGGCCAGTGTATGGTAGTAACCCCCCGAACTATAACAATACTA ACTCCACACATCGCTTCTTCCCTGCCACCGCCTCGTAATCCGTTAACAAGTCAGCAATCTATGAAGATATCGGAGGCTCAAAAGCTCTCCAATATCAAGCCTGGGATTCAAGCGACAGACAGTGGatacaacaacaacaaccaaCAACTCAAAGCTAGAAGGTTGGAAGGCGGCGGAGTGCAGTGGTGGTCGACAGCAATAAATGTTGAGATaaatgaagagagagaatGGCTGTATGGATGGGGAGATGTATCAG ATAACTACTTGTCAATGGTGGAAACCGACAGTAAAGGGGCAACTGTACGGCAGGCAACTTGGTCACCGTCTGGCTTAAGTAATTTGGGCAG CTGTCTTTTAGTGGTTCTCACAACTTCTTTACAGGTGTCTGTCTACGCTCCTGTGGAAAACCCTCTTACCCAACGCTGGGTAGAA ATAGCGGATCTAACAATGTTGACTAAGGAGCTGCTCCCTCCCAAAGAAATCCTTAATGGATTAACCTCTCGGGGGATGCTTGAAATGAGAGCTTCCA GTATCTCATGGTCTCCAAGCCTTCCGCTCTCATCGATGTTAGGTGTAGATGGCAGTATACTTGCTGTTTCCGATAGAATCGGCAAACTTGCCTTGTGGAC CTATGGGCATCAGAAAAGATTTCAGCGGTTAGCATCCATATCTATTGGGTCGCCAGCAAACTGGATTGCCGATATTTCGTGGTCCGATTGGACTGTCAAGGGTGATACAT GCGAAGCGCTTCTTGCACTAGTATTTACAGACGGTTCTGTGCAGTTACTGAAAATCCAACAACATGCGAAGCAGAAGCTTGACAGTTTGTCTGGATGGAGTTGTACTATTGGAGAGCCAATTAGTGTCGACGACAGCGACCGTAGGCCAATAACGGCGGTAAAATGGGTGAAG GATGTACTCGTCTGGACGAAGGCAGGTTCTGTGCACATGTTCGCTAATGATGAAAGCCAAAGCGTTCCTTGGAAAGGCATGCGAAATCTGAGACTAGAAAGAGTGGGTGACTGGGCAAACGCCAATGGCTTGAGTGCCTGCGTTG GGATCCACCTCATCAATTCTTCCACTCTCATGATCACTCTTTCCTCACTGACCACTCACTTTGTGTATTCATTCGATGAGAGTCCGGAGATTGCCCCGACAGTAGAAAATCTACGCCTAACATGGCCCCTACGACAGATGTCCCTTGAGCCTTTGCCAATCAGTCAGCCTTACTTGGTTGAACGATGGCGAGAGTTGACTAGCAACCATGCTGGATGGACATTACAGACATCAGGGTGGGCGGCCGTTGGCGAATATGGAAACAGTTTGACCTGGATAACGGA ACCGATCAATCTTCATACGTTGCATGTATCGGCCGATGCTGATCGCAATAGTCACTTTTTCATGGCGAACTTTGATAATGTGATCCCACCGGAAAAGCCAGTGTTATCGGCCTTGGAAGAGATAGTAGAGAAACCGCCTAATC TTCTTCGTATCTCTTCAAAGTTCGCTCTTTTGCCATTTTTACTACATTTGTCTAGTTCCCTCCAAGAAGACTTGGCGGCCGATTTGTTACAGttcctttcctctgctGTGGATGGAACGGCCGATCTGAAATCCATGGTGGCGCTCAAAAACTGGCCCGTCGACGTCTGGGAAAGCTCGGCGCTCAATTCCCTTCGCATTTGTCTTGTGCTCACGATATGGTGTACA TCGGCATTCCCAGCGTTTGCAAACGAATTCCAAACACTTAGATTGAAGATATCGACGTGTCTCCACTCCTATCTTATCACCCTGACATTGTCATGGCTTGTCACAACGGAAATTGCGTCGAGACCAATCGGATCTTTCGACCGACGTTTCCTGCATCGCCTTATCAAGAGTGTCGAAGGGAGCCCGGGCCCGACTGTAGCGCCTATTATTTCTGTTGCGGCCGAAGCCAACCAATCTCGCGCGAGGCATTTGGCTGCAGAGCTCGGTatggatggagatgctGGTCTTTCGGGGGAACCGGACGAAGATAAGGAAACATCGGCCGACGGGTCAC CCTTCGCCGCAGAAACATGCTCTGTGACTGGTCTTCCGATAACTGAAGCCCGTTGCCGCAGATGCACCACGTGCTCTGCGTGTTCTTTGATTCCAGAGCGCGATTTCGCTCTCCAAGCGGTTGTCGGCCGTGATGGCAAGCCAGAAGCACCCCGAAATATACAAACAGGTATTGGCCAGACTGATTGGATTGTATCAACGCTACTGGAAGGAGCTATTGGGTGCGTGATTTGTGGATCTAGGTGGGCTTCAAGCGCAGGGTACGCGTTGTGA
- a CDS encoding expressed protein, with the protein MTFDTSPTLLSSRVFRGASPDPTYRGISWSNEGQCMVVTPRTITILTPHIASSLPPPRNPLTSQQSMKISEAQKLSNIKPGIQATDSGYNNNNQQLKARRLEGGGVQWWSTAINVEINEEREWLYGWGDVSDNYLSMVETDSKGATVRQATWSPSGLSNLGSCLLVVLTTSLQVSVYAPVENPLTQRWVEIADLTMLTKELLPPKEILNGLTSRGMLEMRASSISWSPSLPLSSMLGVDGSILAVSDRIGKLALWTYGHQKRFQRLASISIGSPANWIADISWSDWTVKGDTCEALLALVFTDGSVQLLKIQQHAKQKLDSLSGWSCTIGEPISVDDSDRRPITAVKWVKDVLVWTKAGSVHMFANDESQSVPWKGMRNLRLERVGDWANANGLSACVGIHLINSSTLMITLSSLTTHFVYSFDESPEIAPTVENLRLTWPLRQMSLEPLPISQPYLVERWRELTSNHAGWTLQTSGWAAVGEYGNSLTWITEPINLHTLHVSADADRNSHFFMANFDNVIPPEKPVLSALEEIVEKPPNLLRISSKFALLPFLLHLSSSLQEDLAADLLQFLSSAVDGTADLKSMVALKNWPVDVWESSALNSLRICLVLTIWCTSAFPAFANEFQTLRLKISTCLHSYLITLTLSWLVTTEIASRPIGSFDRRFLHRLIKSVEGSPGPTVAPIISVAAEANQSRARHLAAELGMDGDAGLSGEPDEDKETSADGSRKS; encoded by the exons ATGACGTTCGACACATCTCCAACTTTACTCAGTTCTCGGGTCTTCAGGGGGGCCAGTCCAGACCCAACGTACCGTGGAATCTCTTGGAGTAATGAGGGCCAGTGTATGGTAGTAACCCCCCGAACTATAACAATACTA ACTCCACACATCGCTTCTTCCCTGCCACCGCCTCGTAATCCGTTAACAAGTCAGCAATCTATGAAGATATCGGAGGCTCAAAAGCTCTCCAATATCAAGCCTGGGATTCAAGCGACAGACAGTGGatacaacaacaacaaccaaCAACTCAAAGCTAGAAGGTTGGAAGGCGGCGGAGTGCAGTGGTGGTCGACAGCAATAAATGTTGAGATaaatgaagagagagaatGGCTGTATGGATGGGGAGATGTATCAG ATAACTACTTGTCAATGGTGGAAACCGACAGTAAAGGGGCAACTGTACGGCAGGCAACTTGGTCACCGTCTGGCTTAAGTAATTTGGGCAG CTGTCTTTTAGTGGTTCTCACAACTTCTTTACAGGTGTCTGTCTACGCTCCTGTGGAAAACCCTCTTACCCAACGCTGGGTAGAA ATAGCGGATCTAACAATGTTGACTAAGGAGCTGCTCCCTCCCAAAGAAATCCTTAATGGATTAACCTCTCGGGGGATGCTTGAAATGAGAGCTTCCA GTATCTCATGGTCTCCAAGCCTTCCGCTCTCATCGATGTTAGGTGTAGATGGCAGTATACTTGCTGTTTCCGATAGAATCGGCAAACTTGCCTTGTGGAC CTATGGGCATCAGAAAAGATTTCAGCGGTTAGCATCCATATCTATTGGGTCGCCAGCAAACTGGATTGCCGATATTTCGTGGTCCGATTGGACTGTCAAGGGTGATACAT GCGAAGCGCTTCTTGCACTAGTATTTACAGACGGTTCTGTGCAGTTACTGAAAATCCAACAACATGCGAAGCAGAAGCTTGACAGTTTGTCTGGATGGAGTTGTACTATTGGAGAGCCAATTAGTGTCGACGACAGCGACCGTAGGCCAATAACGGCGGTAAAATGGGTGAAG GATGTACTCGTCTGGACGAAGGCAGGTTCTGTGCACATGTTCGCTAATGATGAAAGCCAAAGCGTTCCTTGGAAAGGCATGCGAAATCTGAGACTAGAAAGAGTGGGTGACTGGGCAAACGCCAATGGCTTGAGTGCCTGCGTTG GGATCCACCTCATCAATTCTTCCACTCTCATGATCACTCTTTCCTCACTGACCACTCACTTTGTGTATTCATTCGATGAGAGTCCGGAGATTGCCCCGACAGTAGAAAATCTACGCCTAACATGGCCCCTACGACAGATGTCCCTTGAGCCTTTGCCAATCAGTCAGCCTTACTTGGTTGAACGATGGCGAGAGTTGACTAGCAACCATGCTGGATGGACATTACAGACATCAGGGTGGGCGGCCGTTGGCGAATATGGAAACAGTTTGACCTGGATAACGGA ACCGATCAATCTTCATACGTTGCATGTATCGGCCGATGCTGATCGCAATAGTCACTTTTTCATGGCGAACTTTGATAATGTGATCCCACCGGAAAAGCCAGTGTTATCGGCCTTGGAAGAGATAGTAGAGAAACCGCCTAATC TTCTTCGTATCTCTTCAAAGTTCGCTCTTTTGCCATTTTTACTACATTTGTCTAGTTCCCTCCAAGAAGACTTGGCGGCCGATTTGTTACAGttcctttcctctgctGTGGATGGAACGGCCGATCTGAAATCCATGGTGGCGCTCAAAAACTGGCCCGTCGACGTCTGGGAAAGCTCGGCGCTCAATTCCCTTCGCATTTGTCTTGTGCTCACGATATGGTGTACA TCGGCATTCCCAGCGTTTGCAAACGAATTCCAAACACTTAGATTGAAGATATCGACGTGTCTCCACTCCTATCTTATCACCCTGACATTGTCATGGCTTGTCACAACGGAAATTGCGTCGAGACCAATCGGATCTTTCGACCGACGTTTCCTGCATCGCCTTATCAAGAGTGTCGAAGGGAGCCCGGGCCCGACTGTAGCGCCTATTATTTCTGTTGCGGCCGAAGCCAACCAATCTCGCGCGAGGCATTTGGCTGCAGAGCTCGGTatggatggagatgctGGTCTTTCGGGGGAACCGGACGAAGATAAGGAAACATCGGCCGACGGGTCACGTAAGTCGTAA
- a CDS encoding conserved expressed protein codes for MVMFSLDAFIFSTICLLSHLPAAFAFGVQSYPNLFFDASTIVNNEWFNGIDSRWARAMSEYWAQTLIQYGPWSVTNKSIAAKSGDKKDYLSWAVYHWPDCSNVQNTTELTTEEVWDECDYVVRDGQVNPDTELVKDKEALQNMSNSIYLSAMAYLHTGDSQYTTHINHALHTFFINNETRMNPNLNYAQVIRGPGDQMGRHTGVLDLACMAKIVSGVQVMRSIKPVEWQQETETGMMQWASEQLDWLYTSELGLAELNATNNHGTFAVNQVCALNVLLNQSDACATALDDFYNGIYLDQIDANGDQPLESARTRPYHYRAYNLMALVTNAQFGDFVGLSPSAWERRSAANATIVDAVHYAMLQNYTTSDELNQEKALNPVVAAISAKYGDPDNKYADFLKSTDPYFPGQPWFALNEGLSDAGIKQGLLETTYGPVPPQPTLGAGSPDDLEYGKKRDWKPRGAGWPTGAPRAP; via the exons atgGTCATGTTCTCGCTCGACGCGTTCATATTTTCTACGATTTGCCTGCTTTCACATCTTCCCGCGGCTTTCGCTTTTGGTGTACAGAGCTACCCCAATCTTTTCTTTGACGCGTCCACAATTGTGAACAACGAATGGTTCAATGGCATTGATTCCCGATGGGCAAGGGCGATGAGTGAATACTGGGCTCAGACATTGATACAATATGGTCCTTGGT CTGTGACGAACAAGTCAATCGCTGCCAAATCCGGAGACAAGAA AGATTACCTTAGTTGGGCTGTCTACCATTGGCCAGATTGCTCAAACGTACAAAATACCACCGAGTTGACtacagaagaag TGTGGGATGAATGTGATTATGTTGTGCGGGACGGTCAGGTGAACCCTGATACAGAGCTAG TCAAAGATAAGGAGGCTTTGCAAAATATGAGCAACAGCATCTACCTCTCTGCCATGGCCTACCTCCACACCGGTGACTCGCAGTACACAACGCACATCAATCACGCGCTTCAcactttcttcatcaacaatgAAACTCGTATGAATCCCAATCTCAATTATGCCCAAGTCATCCGCGGGCCAGGCGATCAAATGGGTCGACACACCGGTGTGCTTGATTTGGCGTGTATGGCGAAGATTGTCAGTGGCGTGCAAGTCATGCGGTCAATTAAGCCAGTGGAATGGCAGCAAGAGACCGAGACTGGGATGATGCAGTGGGCTTCGGAGCAGTTAGATTGGCTTTACACTAGCGAGCTGGGTCTCGCAGAGTTGAACGCTACAAA TAACCACGGTACTTTTGCCGTGAACCAGGTATGCGCCCTTAACGTTCTTCTGAACCAGAGTGACGCATGTGCCACTGCTCTTGATGATTTCTACAATGGCATCTACTTGGACCAAATTGATGCCAACGGTGATCAACCGCTTGAATCTGCGCGAACCCGTCCATACCATTATCGAGCGTACAATCTTATGGCTCTTGTTACGAACGCGCAGTTTGGTGACTTTGTTGGCTTATCACCATCTGCATGGGAGCGCCGAAGTGCAGCGAACGCCACCATAGTTGATGCTGTCCACTACGCGATGCTTCAGAATTACACGACCTCGGATGAATTAAATCAAGAAAAAGCCCTTAACCCTGTTGTCGCTGCTATATCTGCCAAATACGGTGATCCGGATAACAAATACGCCGACTTCTTGAAGAGTACCGATCCGTATTTCCCAGGTCAACCTTGGTTTGCATTGAACGAAGGTCTGAGCGATGCGGGCATCAAACAAGGGCTCCTGGAGACCACATATGGGCCAGTGCCTCCTCAGCCAACTTTAGGGGCTGGGTCACCGGACGACCTGGAGtatgggaagaaaagagactGGAAGCCAAGAGGGGCAGGATGGCCAACAGGGGCACCTAGAGCCCCGTAG
- a CDS encoding glutamate biosynthesis-related protein, putative, with product MRLFHLSRHLIQSKTFSLNRITFPVYSKMENNEKVLVGCIGGSGLYHLDNLTFVKTVHIETPWGKPSSPINISSLPSGALVAFISRHGSHHSITPSEVPCRANIAALKHIGCEAIIAFSAVGSLREEIAPGHFIIPDQIIDRTKGIREDTFFRGEGLVVHSMFGEPFSQKLNAFVAPRVEKILKETGDVVLHTGKTVVCMEGPAFSTRAESLMYRQWGGDIINMSVIPEAKLAREAELDYTLICTSTDFDAWRTGYDPVTVEEVVKVLHTNAGNSRAVAAGILQDVHDVVVEGKTLTDIKGSMKFACVTRKDIQPEASRKKLSYILPYFSD from the exons ATGCGTTTGTTTCATCTTTCACGGCATCTCATTCAGTCCAAAACCTTCTCCTTAAACAGAATCACCTTTCCAGTCTACAGCAAAATGGAAAATAACGAGAAAG TCCTTGTCGGATGTATCGGTGGCAGTGGTCTTTACCATCTTGACAACCTCACCTTTGT CAAAACCGTTCATATTGAGACTCCCTGGGGCAagccttcctctcctaTAAAtatctcctctctcccctCCGGCGCCCTCGTTGCTTTCATTTCCCGTCACGGTTCCCATCACAGCATCACCCCCAGCGAGGTTCCTTGCCGAGCAAATATCGCCGCCCTGAAGCACATCGGATGTGAGGCTATCATTGCCTTCTCTGCGGTCGGTTCTCTGCGAGAGGAAATTGCCCCTGGTcatttcatcatccccGATCAGATCATCGACAGAACCAAGGGTATCAGAGAGGACACCTTCTTTAGGGGAGAAGGACTGGTCGTCCACTCCATGTTCGGTGAACCATTCAGTCAGAAACTCAATGCTTTCGTGGCTCCCAGAGTGGAAAAAATCCTGAAGGAGACAGGGGACGTCGTCTTGCACACTGGAAAAACTGTGGTTTGCATGGAGG GTCCTGCCTTCTCTACTCGAGCGGAGTCTCTTATGTATCGACAGTGGGGTGGTGACATTATCAACATGTCCGTCATTCCTGAAGCCAAGCTCGCCCGCGAGGCTGAACTTGA TTACACCCTCATCTGCACTTCCACGGACTTTGACGCTTGGCGAACCGGCTACGATCCCGTGACTGTCGAGGAAGTCGTCAAGGTCCTCCACACCAACGCCGGCAACTCCCGTGCCGTTGCTGCTGGTATCCTGCAAGATGTTCACGATGTTGTTGTCGAAGGCAAGACCTTGACCGACATCAAGGGCTCTATGAAGTTTGCCTGTGTCACCAGGAAGGAT ATCCAACCAGAGGCTTCCAGGAAGAAGCTTTCTTACATTCTGCCTTACTTCTCCGATTAG